AATATGCTTAACCATTGTTCCTTAAAAAACGTACGGGCATTCTTGGTCATAAAGAACAGCACAATTAACTCAACAATGTAAAACCAAAGAATATAGTGAGCTATAGTGTCCAGCGGCGCTTTGATGTCTTTGGAAACAGAAGTGAAGCCTAGGATGGTGACAAATACTAGAAATAAAGAGAGAATAAACGATAAAATGAGATACCACTTCTTAAAATATTTGCGTTCCATCTTTGTTCCTCATTTGTCGTTTTATTGTTGTGTATAGATTTATTATCTTCCAAAGTATGCTGATTGTCTAGAAAGGTGGGTTATAGATTTTGAGAGGTATAGTCGTAGATTACATGAACAATGAGGAGATTAACATACGAGCGTTGAAATACGGCGACCATCCTCATTATGAGTGGAAGACCACATTGCTTGAGAGGACAGATACGCATGTCTTTGTACTAGGTCATTATGGACGGAAGCTGCAGCATTATACCAAAGGAAAAATTTTCACGGTTGAGAACTGGACGATAGAGTTTTTTTCATTTGATTCCTGGTTTACGGTGAGCGTAGACATAGTGGAAGGAAAAATCACGTCGTACTACTGTAACATTAGTGAACCAGCACGAATGGATGGAAATAAGGTATCATTTGTTGACCTAGATATCGATCTGATCAACAAAGAGGGCAAGTGGACTGTCGTAGACGAGGATGAATTCATTGTTAATTCGGTAAAATTCTCGTATCCACCAGATTTAATAGAAAAGGTTAGGCAGGAGCTCGCGAGCTTGCAGAAACGTATAGAAATG
This portion of the Cohnella abietis genome encodes:
- a CDS encoding DUF402 domain-containing protein, whose protein sequence is MRGIVVDYMNNEEINIRALKYGDHPHYEWKTTLLERTDTHVFVLGHYGRKLQHYTKGKIFTVENWTIEFFSFDSWFTVSVDIVEGKITSYYCNISEPARMDGNKVSFVDLDIDLINKEGKWTVVDEDEFIVNSVKFSYPPDLIEKVRQELASLQKRIEMKSFPFDGAIEKFIEGIPQR